In Pseudomonadota bacterium, the following proteins share a genomic window:
- a CDS encoding FAD-binding oxidoreductase, whose amino-acid sequence MSVAKGSETMTNAVPKSVDYVVVGAGIHGLSTAWHLAMELEAKGKGSGADVVVLDKTGVGAGASGIACGCVRNLYMTEPLHAILRHSVDVWSYDPVAFGFQQVGYVSAGEANQAEDYERLAASQKRVGYHSEVHHGKDAKKFLRNIWPDFKTDGIDVVLHEKISGYAGTRQAVSGLAQKCKDHGVRILAGIEVEGYDTTNGRVSAVRTNKGDIRCDAVIWGLGAWTPKHWAMLGKADTIEARYADGEAQKKDMWTYWRLLEGEVYTPDFTYRTAEDRDPPVLHVELMNTPLIDQMTGKELSDNVYIYWKNGAERMDRPGIQGGTMPIKIGPKAATDPYGHANDEYQADAWFADYMTSAMGQLMGRFQKCRPHFRERRNGGVGAFTPDNVPIFDWVAPNVYMIADSNHGFKMTGVGKLVARMMVGGNRVSELLPFALDRFQKGKTFGKSNSHCPWV is encoded by the coding sequence TTGAGCGTGGCCAAGGGGAGCGAGACGATGACGAACGCGGTGCCGAAGTCGGTCGACTATGTCGTGGTTGGCGCCGGCATCCACGGCCTCTCCACGGCGTGGCACTTGGCCATGGAGCTCGAGGCCAAAGGCAAGGGCTCCGGAGCCGATGTCGTGGTCTTGGACAAGACCGGGGTCGGCGCGGGCGCTTCAGGCATTGCCTGCGGCTGCGTGCGCAACCTCTACATGACCGAGCCCTTGCACGCGATCCTGAGGCACTCCGTCGACGTCTGGAGCTACGATCCCGTCGCCTTCGGCTTCCAGCAGGTGGGCTATGTGTCCGCCGGCGAGGCGAACCAGGCGGAGGACTACGAGCGGCTCGCTGCAAGCCAGAAGCGCGTCGGCTATCACTCCGAGGTGCACCATGGCAAGGATGCGAAGAAGTTCCTGCGCAACATCTGGCCCGACTTCAAGACCGACGGGATCGACGTCGTGCTGCACGAGAAGATCAGCGGCTATGCCGGCACCCGCCAGGCGGTGAGCGGGCTGGCGCAGAAGTGCAAGGACCATGGCGTGCGCATCCTTGCCGGGATCGAGGTTGAGGGCTACGACACGACCAACGGCAGGGTCTCCGCCGTGCGCACCAACAAGGGCGACATCCGCTGCGACGCGGTCATCTGGGGCCTCGGCGCCTGGACCCCGAAGCATTGGGCCATGCTCGGCAAGGCCGACACCATCGAGGCCCGCTATGCCGACGGCGAGGCGCAGAAGAAAGACATGTGGACCTATTGGCGCCTGCTCGAGGGCGAGGTCTACACCCCCGACTTCACCTACCGCACCGCGGAGGACCGCGACCCGCCGGTGCTGCACGTGGAGCTCATGAACACGCCGCTCATCGACCAGATGACCGGCAAGGAGCTCTCCGACAACGTCTACATCTACTGGAAGAACGGCGCCGAGCGCATGGACCGGCCCGGCATCCAAGGCGGCACCATGCCGATCAAGATCGGACCGAAGGCGGCAACCGATCCCTATGGCCACGCCAACGATGAGTACCAGGCGGATGCATGGTTCGCGGACTACATGACCTCGGCCATGGGACAGCTCATGGGGCGTTTCCAGAAGTGCCGGCCGCACTTCCGGGAACGCCGCAATGGCGGCGTCGGCGCATTCACGCCGGACAACGTTCCGATCTTCGACTGGGTGGCGCCGAACGTCTACATGATCGCCGATTCAAACCACGGCTTTAAGATGACCGGCGTCGGCAAGCTGGTTGCGCGGATGATGGTGGGCGGCAACCGCGTATCGGAGCTCTTGCCGTTCGCCCTTGACCGGTTCCAGAAAGGTAAAACTTTCGGCAAATCCAATAGTCATTGTCCCTGGGTGTAG
- a CDS encoding trimethylamine methyltransferase family protein gives MSADQPSSETPAGPGRRDRPRRRPDRTAERSSGFQQPAWRAVVNPYRPIEVLSADAIESIHDASLQVLEELGMDFLSDEALALLKAAGAEVTQGSKRVRFDRGLILEKLKTVPPSFTLHARDPGRSLVFGDNHINFATVASAPYAMDLDQGRRNGNYPDYCNFIRLAQSLNIVHLIGGYPVEPIDLPPDTRHLDCYYANITLSDRVWHPYALGRQRILDAIEMLAIGRGVSKDALQREPGLFTVVNTSSPLRVDGPMLDGLTEMALAGQAIAVTPFTLAGAMAPLTLAGALTQQNAEALAVIAFSQIVRPGTPILYGGFTSNVDMKSGAPAFGTPEYAKAALAGGQLARRYRIPYRSSNANAANTPDAQAAWESMMSVWAAFMGHANLMLHGAGWLQGGLCASFEKMMMDAELLQMMASFAEPIEVSEATLAVDAMREVGPGGHFFGAAHTLARYETAFYAPILADWSNYESWREAGSRTALERANALWKRLLAEYRQPSLDPAIGEALKDYMARRKAAKA, from the coding sequence ATGTCAGCGGATCAGCCGTCCAGCGAGACCCCGGCCGGCCCGGGACGGCGCGACCGGCCGCGGCGACGGCCGGACCGCACCGCGGAGCGATCCTCGGGCTTTCAGCAGCCGGCCTGGCGGGCCGTCGTTAATCCTTATCGACCGATCGAAGTGCTGAGCGCCGATGCCATCGAGAGCATCCACGACGCCTCGCTCCAGGTGCTGGAGGAGCTCGGCATGGACTTCCTCTCCGATGAAGCGCTTGCCCTCTTGAAAGCAGCCGGCGCCGAGGTGACCCAGGGCTCGAAGCGGGTGCGCTTCGATCGCGGCCTCATCCTGGAGAAGCTGAAGACGGTGCCCCCATCGTTCACGCTCCATGCGCGCGATCCCGGGCGAAGCCTCGTCTTTGGCGACAATCACATCAACTTCGCCACCGTGGCGAGCGCGCCCTATGCGATGGACTTGGATCAGGGACGGCGCAACGGCAACTATCCGGACTACTGCAACTTCATCCGGTTGGCGCAAAGCCTCAACATCGTGCATCTCATCGGCGGCTATCCGGTCGAGCCGATCGACCTGCCGCCGGATACGCGTCACCTCGATTGCTACTATGCCAACATCACCTTGAGCGATCGGGTGTGGCATCCCTATGCGCTGGGACGCCAGCGCATTCTAGATGCGATTGAGATGCTGGCGATCGGTCGCGGCGTAAGCAAGGATGCGCTGCAGCGGGAGCCCGGCCTCTTCACCGTGGTCAACACCTCCTCGCCGCTCCGCGTCGACGGACCGATGCTGGACGGGCTGACCGAGATGGCGCTCGCGGGCCAGGCAATCGCCGTGACACCCTTCACGCTCGCCGGTGCCATGGCGCCCCTGACCTTGGCCGGCGCGCTCACCCAGCAGAACGCCGAGGCGCTCGCCGTCATCGCCTTCAGCCAGATCGTGCGCCCCGGCACGCCCATCCTCTATGGCGGGTTCACCTCGAACGTCGACATGAAATCCGGCGCTCCGGCCTTCGGCACGCCGGAATACGCCAAGGCGGCGCTCGCTGGGGGCCAGCTCGCGCGGCGCTATCGCATTCCCTACCGGTCGAGCAACGCCAACGCCGCCAACACGCCCGACGCGCAAGCCGCTTGGGAATCCATGATGTCGGTTTGGGCGGCCTTCATGGGTCATGCCAATCTGATGCTGCATGGAGCGGGCTGGCTGCAAGGCGGTCTTTGCGCGTCCTTCGAGAAGATGATGATGGATGCGGAGCTCTTGCAGATGATGGCGTCGTTCGCCGAGCCGATCGAGGTGAGCGAGGCGACGCTTGCCGTCGATGCCATGCGCGAGGTCGGACCCGGCGGGCATTTCTTCGGTGCGGCGCACACGCTGGCGCGCTATGAGACCGCGTTCTACGCCCCGATCCTCGCCGACTGGAGCAACTACGAGTCCTGGCGCGAGGCCGGCAGCCGCACCGCCCTCGAGCGGGCGAACGCGCTGTGGAAGCGGCTCCTGGCCGAATATCGCCAGCCGAGCCTGGATCCCGCCATCGGCGAGGCGCTCAAGGATTACATGGCGCGCCGCAAGGCGGCAAAGGCTTAG
- a CDS encoding ABC transporter permease — translation MIGAGIITFWVLVAVLAPWLAPFSPTATLVPFAMPGDPAPGGGVFWLGTDHIGRDLLSRMIFGTRTVLTYAPLATFCAYVVGIVMGLVAGYRGGWIDELLSRLGDIILSFPVLVLYIIIIATVGASGVNIVIAITFASAPGCMRIVRGLVLDLRNRAYVSAAQLRGEALWYILLVEILPNARGPLIVDACLRLGYVVITIGTLGFLGLGLPPPTPDWGGMINETRQMAMAFPHMVIFPCIGISSLILGFNLLADGLREVSLRD, via the coding sequence ATGATCGGCGCCGGCATCATCACCTTCTGGGTGCTGGTCGCCGTCTTGGCGCCGTGGCTGGCGCCGTTCAGCCCGACCGCCACGCTCGTCCCCTTCGCCATGCCCGGCGATCCGGCCCCGGGGGGCGGGGTGTTCTGGCTGGGGACCGATCACATCGGTCGCGACCTCCTCTCGCGCATGATCTTCGGCACGCGCACGGTCTTGACCTACGCGCCGCTCGCCACCTTCTGCGCCTATGTCGTCGGCATCGTCATGGGTCTGGTCGCCGGCTACCGCGGCGGCTGGATCGACGAGCTGTTGTCGCGCCTCGGCGACATCATCCTGTCGTTCCCGGTGCTCGTCCTCTACATCATCATCATCGCCACCGTCGGCGCGTCCGGCGTCAACATCGTCATCGCCATCACCTTTGCCAGCGCCCCTGGCTGCATGCGGATCGTGCGCGGCCTGGTCCTCGACCTGCGCAACCGCGCCTATGTATCCGCCGCGCAGCTCCGCGGCGAGGCGCTGTGGTACATCCTCTTGGTGGAGATCCTGCCGAATGCCCGCGGACCGCTCATCGTCGATGCCTGCCTCCGCCTCGGCTACGTCGTCATCACCATCGGAACTTTGGGCTTCCTCGGCCTCGGCCTGCCGCCGCCGACTCCGGATTGGGGCGGCATGATCAACGAGACCCGTCAGATGGCGATGGCCTTCCCGCACATGGTGATCTTTCCCTGCATCGGCATATCCTCGCTGATTCTCGGCTTCAATCTGCTGGCCGACGGGTTGCGCGAGGTCTCGCTGAGAGACTGA
- a CDS encoding ABC transporter ATP-binding protein: protein MVDTESAIPLLELDALSLSYFVRAGEMPAVTNVSLKLWPGESLGLVGESGCGKSTIAYAVMSYLGRAGRIVGGRILFNGRDMASLSPEELRRIRGARIAMVYQEPMSALNPSMTIGEQLAEVPIYHAGASPAEGRARARQLLADVNLPDPDRIMAAYPHQLSGGQQQRVVIAMALLANPALLLLDEPTTGLDVTVEAGVVELIAGLRQRFGTSLLYISHNLGLIAQVCDRVAVMYSGQIVESGTIEEVFARPRHPYTSGLFGCIPLPTADKTARPLVPIRGQVTLPSERPQGCYFGPRCDSFVAGRCDAEPIALEPIQSGHEVRCLRWRELEAESPANLAGGRLPASEAEIVLAIRNLSKHYDVRDRSIGALISGHGSRTVKANEALSFRAHQGQTLAIVGESGCGKSTFAKVLMGLETASEGTIDFAGIDLAQLPVGKRSAGQLGSLQMVFQNPDETLNPSFSVGSQIARVIRKIAGVRDTKEVEARVARLFEQVKLPHAFASRRPRQLSGGQKQRVGIARAFAGDPLLVVADEPVSALDVSVQAAVTELLMDIQKRHGTTLLFISHDLSLVRYLADRVVVMYLGQIMEVGTTAEVFSPPYHPYTEALLSAVPVADPTVRQNRIVLEGELPSALNPPKGCPFHTRCHRKIGAICEEERPAEQRSPSGHRIACHIPMAELGRMAPVFGAPAGAVPSPVSDD, encoded by the coding sequence ATGGTCGATACCGAATCCGCAATACCGCTGCTCGAGCTCGACGCTCTGTCGCTCTCCTACTTCGTGCGCGCCGGCGAGATGCCGGCGGTAACCAATGTGTCCCTGAAGCTGTGGCCGGGAGAGAGCCTGGGCCTCGTCGGCGAGTCGGGCTGCGGCAAATCGACGATCGCCTATGCGGTGATGAGCTACCTCGGCCGCGCCGGGCGTATCGTCGGCGGACGCATCCTGTTCAACGGCCGCGACATGGCGAGCCTCTCGCCGGAGGAGCTGCGCCGGATCCGCGGCGCCCGCATCGCCATGGTCTATCAGGAGCCGATGTCGGCTCTCAATCCCTCCATGACGATCGGCGAGCAGCTCGCCGAGGTGCCGATCTATCACGCCGGCGCCAGTCCGGCGGAGGGCCGCGCCCGGGCGAGGCAGCTCTTGGCCGACGTCAACCTGCCCGATCCCGACCGCATCATGGCCGCCTACCCGCACCAGCTCTCCGGCGGACAACAGCAGCGGGTGGTGATCGCCATGGCGCTGCTCGCGAACCCCGCCCTCTTGCTCCTGGACGAGCCGACCACCGGGCTCGACGTGACGGTCGAGGCGGGCGTGGTCGAGCTCATTGCCGGCTTGCGGCAGCGTTTCGGCACCAGCCTCCTCTACATCTCGCACAATCTCGGGCTGATCGCGCAAGTCTGCGACCGGGTGGCGGTCATGTATTCCGGGCAGATCGTCGAGTCCGGCACCATCGAAGAAGTGTTCGCGCGGCCGCGGCATCCCTACACGAGCGGCCTGTTCGGCTGCATCCCATTGCCGACCGCGGACAAGACCGCCCGGCCGCTGGTTCCCATTCGCGGACAAGTGACCTTGCCCTCGGAGCGGCCGCAGGGTTGCTATTTCGGGCCTCGCTGCGACTCGTTCGTCGCCGGCCGCTGCGACGCCGAACCGATCGCTCTCGAGCCCATCCAAAGCGGCCACGAGGTGCGCTGCCTGCGCTGGCGCGAGCTCGAAGCCGAGAGCCCCGCCAATCTCGCGGGCGGCAGGCTGCCAGCCTCGGAAGCGGAAATCGTGCTGGCGATCCGCAATCTCAGCAAGCACTACGACGTCCGCGACCGCTCGATCGGCGCGCTCATCTCCGGCCACGGCTCGCGCACGGTCAAAGCCAACGAAGCCCTCAGCTTCCGCGCGCACCAAGGCCAGACTCTGGCGATCGTCGGCGAGTCCGGCTGCGGCAAGTCGACCTTCGCCAAGGTGCTGATGGGTCTTGAGACCGCGAGCGAAGGCACCATCGACTTCGCCGGCATCGATCTGGCGCAGCTGCCGGTCGGCAAGCGCTCGGCGGGCCAGCTCGGCTCGCTGCAGATGGTGTTCCAGAATCCCGACGAGACGCTCAATCCGAGCTTCTCGGTCGGCAGCCAGATCGCCCGCGTCATCCGCAAGATCGCCGGCGTGCGCGATACGAAAGAGGTGGAGGCGCGTGTCGCCCGCCTATTCGAGCAGGTGAAGCTGCCTCACGCCTTCGCCTCGCGCCGGCCACGGCAGCTCTCCGGCGGGCAAAAACAGCGCGTCGGCATCGCCCGCGCCTTCGCCGGCGACCCGCTCCTGGTGGTGGCGGACGAGCCGGTCTCGGCGCTCGATGTCTCGGTGCAGGCGGCGGTGACCGAGCTGCTCATGGACATTCAGAAGCGCCACGGCACCACGCTGCTCTTCATCAGTCACGACCTGTCGCTGGTCCGCTATCTCGCCGATCGCGTCGTGGTGATGTATCTCGGCCAGATCATGGAGGTCGGGACGACCGCGGAGGTGTTCTCCCCGCCCTATCATCCCTACACCGAGGCCTTGCTGTCGGCGGTGCCGGTGGCCGATCCGACCGTCCGGCAGAACCGCATCGTGCTCGAGGGCGAGCTGCCGAGCGCGCTCAACCCACCCAAGGGCTGTCCCTTCCATACCCGCTGCCACCGCAAGATCGGGGCGATCTGCGAGGAGGAGCGCCCGGCCGAGCAGCGCTCTCCCTCCGGCCACCGCATCGCCTGCCACATCCCGATGGCCGAACTCGGCCGCATGGCGCCGGTGTTCGGTGCGCCGGCGGGCGCGGTTCCGTCCCCGGTTTCCGACGACTGA